Within the Wolbachia pipientis genome, the region AATCATCTCCTTGCAGAAAAGGCAGACTGCATTTTCCAATTGAGAGATCGATCATTAGTGAAGTTGTGAATAGGAAAAATAGCACAATTTCTATGCCTTATACTTATCTAACCAATGATCATTAACAGAGTACAACTCGCATGAAACGCTTTCATTGCTTTTTATACACGGACTTTTTAACTTACGCTGTTTACTTAGGGAACACCCCGATAACATAAACACAGCTAAAACAAAAAATAATAGCTTTTTAAACATAACAAAACCTTTTCATTTATATTACTACACTCATTTCTCTTGTTTGTAAAGGTTAGGCACATTCTTTTACCCTTACCTCTTTTTTGACCTTTTGAGAAGAAATAGTTGCACTGTTTAAGCGCAGTTTTATATAACCATCTGCGATTTGAGTCACTTCCTCTTCTTTATCCCTTAGAAAGTGATTAGTATCGTCTATTATATGGTATTTCATGTGATCACTTTTTACTGAATTTATTAACCTTTTTGCTAATTCTGTTACATCGCTTTCTTCTGAGATTGTATCGTTACTGCTTTGTATTACAAGCCCAGAAACTGGACAGGGAGAAAGAAAAGAAAAATCGTACTTAGTTACCGGAAGAGAAAGAGCAATAAAGCCCACTATCTCAGGGCGACGCATTGTTAGCTGCATAGCCACCCATGCTCCAAAAGAAAAACCAGCGATCCAAATTGGAACGTTGCTAGGATTATGTTCCTGAAGCCAATCAATAGCTACCGCAGCGTCAGTTAATTCTCCTATACCCTTATCAAAAGTTCCGGTAGATTTTCCCACACCACGAAAGTTAATTTTCAATGCAGAAAAATTGTTATCGATAAAAGACGTATATATACCATGTACAATTTTACTACCCATATTACCACCATATTGAGGGTGATGATGCAAAACCAGCACAACCGGCGCGTTGGCATCTTTGCTTTGGTGGTATTCACCTTCTATCTTTCTTGTTGCATTATTCAAAAAAACTTCTACCACGGTAACTCCTAATAAAAACCTGCTTGACAGGTATTGATGACATGAATTATTAATTGTGTATTAATTTCGCTGTTTTTGCAATAAATTTTTTATCGTGTTAAAGCTAACGTACATAGTTATGGCTATAGTTGATGGTAAACTTATTTAAGTGACAGATGAGTCCATTCTCTTTAGAAAACAGTGGTTACGTATATGCTGATTACAATGCAACTGCTCCAATTAGTGAGAATGTAAAAAAAAGTATATTTGAGGTCTTGTTAAAACAAACGCTCAATCCATCATCACTACATAAAAGAGGACAAGAAGCGAGGAAGATTCTTCAGGATGCAAGAGATAACATACGTGATGCTATTGGTGTTCCAAGTGATAAAGAAATAGTTTTTACGTCTGGTGCGACTGAAGCGAATAACCTTGTTATGAGAGGAATAGCAGGCTATCTGCATGTAATTTCAGCTATAGAGCATCCTTCAATTCTTAATTCTGCATGTAATCCATATATAATACCCGTTAATCAGGAGGGCATTGTTGACTTTTTAGAGCTAGAAAAAATTCTAAGCGAACTTAAAGGAGACAAAGCAATAGTTTCAGTTATGATGGCAAATAACGAAACCGGAGTTATTCAGCCTGTTAAGGAAATAGCTGAAATAGCACACAAATTTGGGGCAATTTGCCACACTGACACTGCTCAAAGTGTTGGAAAAATTAAAGTTAATATGGAAGATTTAGGAGTGGATTTACTCACTTTATCCGCCCATAAATTTGGCGGTGTAGCAGGCAGTGGAGTTTTAATATTCAATAAAGAACTTGCGATAGAACCTATTATAATAGGTGGTGGACAAGAGAAGGGATTTCGTGGTGGTACGGAAAATATTGTTGCGATTGCAGGCCTTTCTGCTGCACTGCAAAATATTCCAGACCTTCTATCAAAAATGGATGAAGTAAAGGAGCTACGTGATCAATTAGAGTGTGAATTATTAAATCTTGCCAGTGATATAAGAATCTTCGGTAAAAACTCTAAGAGGCTGCCAAACACAAGTTTTATTTATATGCCAGGAGTAAAGAGTGATGTGCAGCTCATGCATTTTGACTTGAATCATATTGCAGTTAGTAATGGTTCTGCATGTTCTTCTGGAAAAGTTGAGCCTTCCCATGTTTTGCTTGCAATGGGGGCAACAAAAGAGCAAGCAGAGTGTTCAATTAGAATCAGTATAGGTCCAGAAACTAAACCACAAGACATAAAAAAAATAGTGGATTGTTGGTATAATATCTACAAGAAGAACACCTTGGTATAGATAATACGTGGTATCATGCAGGGAGCTATAAATTAGATGTAAAAACTTACTTGACACCCTTCGCCAGCCCCCTTATCATGAAAGTAAAGTTATTTATTTATCTTCGCAATCTCTGCAGTGGATTAATGACAAAAAAACTTAATGTATTTGGCGTAAATCATGCTTAATTTTTCGCACTATGTGTACCTCATGTCTTTATAAAACTTCTAGGTTTCTACCTATATAAGCTGAAACGCGCTTATAAAGCGTTTAAGACAGTAAAAGACGTCAAATAGACAAGGGAGAATTTGAATACTAGCCACCCTGGGGTTTCTTTGCCTTTTTTTCCGCTCAGTAAATTTCTTAACGTTTATAATTTAGGTTAGTTGCATTTAAAAGCGGCTGAATCGTAGCGTTTAGAATAAAAAACGCCAATATTTTGAAGTACATATAAATAACTAGTCACCAACGGGGCTTCTTTTGCCTTTTTTTTCGTTTGGTGAATTTCTTAAATATTTATGGCTAAAGTAATTTAGGCCTACCGACAACCGTCATCCCGCTACGTGTTAGCGGGATCTATAGACCTGCTGAAAAAGGTGATTGAAAAAATGATGTGAGAGAGGTAGAAGAAGAATAAGCAGATCAAGTAAGGAAAAAAAATGAGCTTTAGTTACTATAATATGAAAAAATACCCAAGAAACTTTCGTAATATAACAGGTTTAACTATAGAGGAGTTCGAAAAAGTAGTGGAAAAAGTGAGGTCTGGATGGGAAAAACAGAAAAAGTGTCATGGTAGAAGATCAAAACTACCAACTCTGGAAGATAAGTTGTTTTGCGTAATTTTGTACTATCGCACTTACATAACACATAGATTTTTAGGATGCCTATTCAATGTACACAACGCAAATGTATGTAGGTTACTTAAGAGAATAGAGCCATTACTCGCCAAAAAAGTGACTATAACAAAAGATAGAAGTATGACGCCAGAAAAAATACTGAAGATTTTGGCTGATGTTACAGAACAGCAAATACAGAGACCAGAAGATAGTAAAAAACGGAAGAAATCATATTCAGGAAAAAAAAGAACCAACACTATGAAAACTGAGATTATTATCGAAGAAGGAGGAAGAATTTTATCAGTGTCAAAGTCATACCGTGGTAGAATTAGTGATTTCCGCATAAGGAAACAAGAAAAATATTTACCACTTGATAGCATAAAACATGCCGATTCTGGATATCAAGGTTGGCAAAAATTGCAAAGCAATGTTATAATTCCATATAAAAAGTATCGTAAAAAGCCATTAACTCCAGAGCATAATAGAAGATTAGCATCATTTAGAATGAGAGTAGAAAACAAGATCCGAGAGATAAAGATATTTAAGATTATGTCGAATGTTTATCGCAATTTTCAGAAAAAATATAACCTGAGGTTCAATATTATTGCTGGTATTGTAAATCTTAAGCACGCCTTTTAGTTAACCTTGATTTTAGTCACCCTCCTTTCCTTTTTTTATCGCTTGATTCGCAGCAGGTCTAATATTGTTATTTTTACAGGAGAGTTTGATATGCCAATTTCAAAAGAAGAGCTTACGTGTCACTTGGAAGCATACTTAATTGATAGTGATCTGGAGCAATTGAAAAACTTTTTGCAAGAAAGATGTGAACATACATATCAAGAGTGGAAGGAGAAAGAATTTGATATAAATCACCTATTTAGCTTAGAGAGAAAGGGGAGTAGTTATAAAGATACATTATTGCATATAGCAGCTGGTTGTTATTGCCGTGAAGAGGATTGGAAGAAGTTAGGACAAGCTCTAATAGACAAAGGGGCTAATGTTAATGCACGAGATTCTTATGGAAAAACTCCTTTGCACTTTGCTTGTGAAGGATGGGTAGCACAAATTTTACTAGATGCAGGTGCTGATGTTAATGCACGAGATTCTTATGGAAAAACTCCTTTGTGCTGTAGTTTAGAAAAAGCGGTAACACAAGTTTTACTAGATGCAGGTGCTAATCCTTTTATAAAGGATGATTATGGCAACACTGCAAGAAAGTTTGCCTCTAGTAAAATAAAGCAGCTTATAAAAAAGGCAGAGAATAAATACAAGCATAAAGCAATTTACGTTGGTAGTGTTTGTGGTGCTATAGCTGCATTAGCAGTTGTTGGTGGATGTTTTGCTGCTGGTGTTACACTCCCGATATTGACTATGATTGGTATCGCTGTGGCTGTTGCTCTAGTAACAGGACTTGTTGCTGGTGGTATTAGTATTACATATGCAATGTCACAGCCTAGTGAGGTTCCTAGTCAGAATCTAGATAACGTTGATACAAAAACGAAAAATGTTTCTTTAGATCTGGCGCAAAAACGTAATTAAGTAGAAGGAAGAAGTCTCTTCTTCCTTTTTTCCAAATTTTTTATTTAGTGAGGTATCTAGATACTCTTAGCAGGATTAAGCCATTTTAGATACCTTGCCCTGACGATATGTTAAAATCAGAGCGGATGCAAATCCCCTTGACTTAAAATGGAAAAAGTATTTTGATGAAAGAGTGAAACGAACAAGAATGTTAGCAAGCTCCTTTTCAAGAGAAGGTTCTCTGCTGGCTAATAATGTTGACATCAACATTATTGTTGAGTGCACTGGTCTTTCCATTAGTGAGATTAAAGAATTAAGTGTGAACGGTTACGTTTATTTTTTATCCTTATCATCAAGTGTAAATAAGGTTATTGTAGAGATTAAGCCTATTATAACTATTATCAACGAAAATGGGGCAGCTTCTCTATAGCGCTCATCGCTTACAAGTTCATATATTCTAGTTGATATAGTTTCAAAATTAAATGGTCTTATAATGAGTGTTGCTGTGAGCTCCTTGATAGTATCCATAAATACGAGCAAAAATCCCGATAATATACTCTTCTTGATGAGAGGGATATGAACATTCAAACATGTGGAAATAGGCCCATGACCCATGGTATATGCAGTCCACTCAATTTCATTTGGTGTTTTTTTGAGCCCTGATTCTACCGCCTTGAAAGATATAGCAAAAAAACGAAATAAATATGAGTAAACTAATGCGCCAATAGTTCCTACCAAGCTAATTTCCACAATATATTGAGTAATGAAAGAAGATATTCTGCTTAAAAATATTATTATGCTAATTGCGATAATTGCATTTGGAATTGCGTAGCCTAAAGAAATGAGACGTGCTACATTATTGATTACCTTACTTTTACGCGCCGTATATCCAATCATTATTGCAATGCTAATTGAGATTAATGCGGTGATAAATGATAAACTAACGCTATTTGCTATTATATTATAGAACCTTGCTTCGTATATGAAAAACCCCTTCTCTATGCTCCAATATATGAGCGGAATCATTGGCAAAATAAAACCTATTAATATCGGCAATACACACATAAAATAAGCAAAGATCAATGGTATAGTGCCACTTACACTCCGTTTGTTGTGATAATCTGCATTAGTGTTGATTGAAGAGTAAGATATTCCTTTTTTTTGTAGTTTCTTTTCGATAGCTATTAGTGTTGCAACGAAAATCAATTCTGCAACTGCTAAAACAGTAGTTGAATATTTATCATGCAGTAAAAACCAGGTGCGATATATTCCTGTCGTAAAAGTATCGATAGCAAGAAACTGTGGTGTGCCGAAATCTGTAATTACCTCCATTAGCACCAAGGACAACCCAGCTATAATTGATGGACGTATGGAAGGTATGATGACAGAAAACAGGCTCTTCAATGAGGAGAACCCAAGTGTTGACGCAATAGTGACTGAGTTACTAACATTCTTTAGACTTGAGCGGACTAGCATATAAACGTATGGATATAAACTAAATCCCATTACTAATATTCCACCACCTAGGGATTTTATTTCAGGAAACCAATAGTCACCTTTGCCCCACTCTAAAATGTCTCTTAATGAGCTCTGCACCGGACCTGAAAATTCTAGTGTATTCACATAGACGAACGCTACTATATATCCAGGAATCGATATCGGAAAGAACAAAGCAATCTCAAAAATTTTACTTCCAGGAAATGAAAAAAATGTGGTGAGCCATGCTGGAATCACTCCAAATATGAAGGATATCCCCCCCACTCCTATCATCAAAATTAGCGTACTCAGTATATATTCAGGGAAAAGTGTGCTAATTACCCATCCAGAATTTGCTGATTCTGTAAATAGAATCGATATTAACGATAGTATAGGACAGACGAATAATATACTTACTGAAAATAAGAATATATTTTTAAATACTCTCAAAAACATTAATTTGGATCTATATTTGATATTAAAATGTTATATGTAAAAACTGAAGATATCCAGTAATTAACAGCCGTACTATTGAATATCTTTATAATTTTGTATATCATGTTTTTAGTTGATAAGTGAATAATCATGAGCTTCGTCATTGCAACTTTCTATCACTTTGTAGAACTCTCTAATTATTATGACATGAAAGACGAAATAAAAACTGCATGCGACAACATTGAATTAAAGGGTACTATACTCCTTGCAGAAGAGGGTATTAATGCAACCGTATCTGGTGAAAGAAACGCGATTGATAAAATATTCGATTTTCTACGTTCTGATTATAGGCTAAGGGACCTTACATGGAAAGAGAGTGCAGCAGAATATCAACCATTTAGCAAGATGAAGGTAAAATTAAAAAGAGAGATTGTAAATCTTGGTGTAAGCAATCTTGATATTTCCCTTAAGGGTAAATATGTTGATCCAGAGCATTGGGATGATTTTACTTCTCAACCTGACGTTTTAGTAATAGATACACGAAATGAGTATGAAGTGAAATTAGGCAAGTTTAAAAATGCAATCAATCCACATACTCAGCGTTTTCGCGATTTTCCTGAGTGGGCAAAGTCTTTCTCTGAGAGTAAAGACCTGAAAGTAGCTATGTACTGCACTGGTGGGATTAGATGCGAAAAATCAACAGCGTACATGAAAAATCTTGGATTTAACAATGTGTACCACCTGAAAGGCGGCATTCTTTCTTACCTTGAAAAAACTTATAATAAAAATGGTAATTGGGAAGGTGAGTGTTTTGTTTTTGATGATAGAATTACTGTTGATAACTCACTTACTCCAAGCAACACAATAAAATGTATATTCTGCTCAAATCAAGTTTCAACGGACAAGCTGAAGTCAGTTCCACGTGGCCAGGTGATTTGTTCTGATTGTAAACTTCAGTGTTATAGCTATAATAAGTAAGAATTCCCTTTACTTGACCTTTATAATCCCAGCGCGTGATGCTGGGATTGGTTTCCCTTACTTCACCATAACTACCTCAAACAGAATCGGGGGTAAAATCCCTGATTCTGAAGGCGTTGGTGTTAGTCTTTCTCACCCACTGCAGATATTGCACGGTACTGTCCACTTGGTCGTCGTGGCGAGTTTCTGGGAACATTAAAATCTCATACTCAAAGTCATTGAGCCATACTGCTTGGTGCGGCAGAAAAACCTTGCCAGACTCTATAGTCGGAACAATCAGGTGGAATCGAGTGAGTTTGTCATCGTGTGGTACTATTTCGATAATGGGTAAATCACTAGACCTGCTGAAAAAGGTGATTGAAAAAATGATGTGAGAGAGGTAGAAGAAGAATAAGCAGATCAAGTAAGGAAAAAAATGAGCTTTAGTTACTATAATATGAAAAAATACCCAAGAAACTTTCGTAATATAACAGGTTTAACTATAGAGGAGTTCGAAAAAGTAGTGGAAAAAGTGAGGTCTGGATGCGAAAAACAGAAAAAGTGTCATGGTAGAAGATCAAAACTACCAACTCTGGAAGATAAGTTGTTTTGCGTAATTTTGTACTATCGCACTTACATAACACATAGATTTTTAGGATGCCTATTCAATGTACACAACGCAAATGTATGTAGGTTACTTAAGAGAATAGAGCCATTACTCGCCAAAAAAGTGACTATAACAAAAGATAGAAGTATGACGCCAGAAAAAATACTGAAGATTTTGGCTGATGTTACAGAACAGCAAATACAGAGACCAGAAGATAGTAAAAAACGGAAGAAATCATATTCAGGAAAAAAAGAACCAACACTATGAAAACTGAGATTATTATCGAAGAAGGAGGAAGAATTTTATCAGTGTCAAAGTCATACCGTGGTAGAATTAGTGATTTCCGCATAAGGAAACAAGAAAAATATTTACCACTTGATAGCATAAAACATGCCGATTCTGGATATCAAGGTTGGCAAAAATTGCAAAGCAATGTTATAATTCCATATAAAAAGTATCGTAAAAAGCCATTAACTCCAGAGCATAATAGAAGATTAGCATCATTTAGAATGAGAGTAGAAAACAAGATCCGAGAGATAAAGATATTTAAGATTATGTCGAATGTTTATCGCAATTTTCAGAAAAAATATAACCTGAGGTTCAATATTATTGCTGGTATTGTAAATCTTAAGCACGCCTTTTAGTTAACCTTGATTTTAGTCACCCTCCTTTCCTTTTTTTTATCGCTTGATTCGCAGCAGGTCTAATGTAGAATTACTATAAATTATTTATCCTGAGAGATTAAATTTTATTTATTTTTAATAAATCGTGTTGTATAATTTAGTGTTGGTTAATAGTTAGGTATGTTATGGCTGACTTATTTGCAGTTGCAAAAGCAGGAAATAAAGATGAATTTGTCAGAATTTGCACAGAGAATGTTGCTTATGCAGCTAAGCATAGGCTTGATGAAAATGGGAATCCATTTCATATAGCAGCAAGCCAAGAAATTCTGCTACCTGTACTCAAAGAGATTATGAGGAATTTGGAAGAAGGTACTAAGAGTAAGGTTAAAAAAGCAGAAGAAGCTAAAAATTGGAAAGAATCAGAAAGATTAAAAGAGAAACTTAAGGATAATAAGAGATATGTTAAAGAAGCACTCTGCGATAAAAGCTACATTAAGGATAATGGGAGAATGGCGGTATCACCTCTTTATTTCTTGGATCCTGCAGAACGGAAGGAAGCTAAGCAAATCGCAGGTATAAAGGGCGGTTTTATATGTAATAGAAAATTTCATTTGTGCTTATACATAATAGGAGCCATAGCGTGTATTGCTGCTTTGTGTTTATCCTTGTACTTTTTATTTTTGGTTTCTCAATCTCTTGCACTAGCTTCAGTAGCTACAATAGCTTCTGGAGGATCTACATGTTTGTTGTTTAAGGCATGTAACGGGATATACGGCTTGTATGATGAAAGTACTATAGTGATAGATCCTGATGTTATGCAACTTTTAGATGGTGGTTTAGCTGCAGCATGAAGCTAGAAATTACCTGCAGGCAATGATATAGAAATTTACTTTCTCAAGCTAAGAAAGTATACTCATACGATGACGAAAAAGAAGTACAGTAAGATTTTAATAGCAAACAGAGGGGAGATTGCCTGCAGGATTATCAGAACTGCCCATAAGATGGGTATATCTTGTGTATGCGTATATTCGGATGCAGATGTAAATTCTGTGCATGTAAGACAAGCAGATGAGTCAAGATATATCGGCCCTTCGCCTTCTTGCCTCAGTTATTTAAACATTGAAAAAATATGTGAAGTAGCAGTTAAAACAGGTGCGCAGGCAGTTCATCCTGGCTATGGTTTTTTAGCAGAAAATCCAGATTTTCCACGTGCTCTGCAAAAACACAATATAGATTTCGTCGGGCCAAGTGCAGAAACAATAGAAGTTACAGCCAACAAAATAACAGCAAAAGAAGCGGCAAGAAAAGCTGGAGTGAATGTAGTGCCAGGATATATGGGTAAGATCAGCGATGCTGCCCACGCAGCTCAAGTTGCTGAAGAGATCGGTTTTCCCGTTATGCTTAAAGCTGCATCAGGCGGTGGTGGCAAAGGAATGCGAATTGTAAATTCCAAAAAAGAAATTGAACTAGCGTTCACATCAGCAACAAATGAAGCAGAGAAAAGTTTTAAGGATGGCAGTATCTTTATAGAGAAATATATAGAACTACCAAGACATATTGAAATACAAATCATAGCAGATAAATATGGCAATATAGTGTGTCTTGGAGAGAGAGAGTGTTCGATACAGAGGAATAATCAGAAAATGATAGAAGAAACGCCAAGCCCATTTATTAGTGAGAAGGTGAGACAAGAAATGTATGTTCAATGTGTTTCCCTTGCAAAGCAAGTTGACTATTTTTCAGCAGGTACCATTGAGTTTGTTGTTGATAAAGACCAAAATTTCTACTTTCTTGAAGTAAATACGAGACTACAAGTTGAGCATCCAGTGACAGAATTTGTAACAGGAATAGATATAGTGGAAGAAATGATCAGGATTTCCTGTGGAAAAAAACTGAGGTTCAGTCAGGATGATATTAAACTTACTGGTTCTGCAATAGAAAGTAGAATTTGCGCTGAAGATCCATCAAAGAAATTTTTTCCTTTCAGCGGAAGAATAAAATATTACGATAAACCTAGTGGAAATGATTATGTAAGAATAGATGATGGAGTTGCTGCAGGTTCAGAAATTAGCACGTTCTATGACTCAATGATTGCAAAAGTTATAACATATGGAAAAGATAGAGTAGAAGCGATCAGTAGAATGCAAAAAGCATTGTTTGAATGCTATATAGAAGGAGTAACAAATAATATAGAATTTCTAGAATCCATCTTCCATCACCCAAATTTTATCGCAGCAAAGCTCCATACGAGATTCATTCCAGATCATTACCCTAGTGGGTTTCACGGCGATTTTGTTACAGAGGAGTATATTAAAATATTTATTTTCACTGCGTTATATGTTCATTTGGAAAATGAAGAAAGGTACCATTATAAAGCAGTGAATGAAACACCTCAGGTGTCATTCCAGTGCTTGACACTGGAATCTAGTAAAAAAGAAGGGGCATCAGTATCAGCTACTCGGATGGCAGGTGACCGTGCAAGAGATTTATTCATAGTGAATATAAATGACAATGAGTACTCCGTAAATGCAAAATACCAAGATAATATATTAATAACAGTATATAATCACAATAAATACTCCGTTATAGGCAAGTGGAAATCAAGTTATAGATTGCTATATATCACAATTAATGACGATACCAATATAGCACTTAAAATAGAAAGACAAGGCAGCAAGTACTTCATAAGACATGCAGGTATGAAAGCTGAGTGTTGTATATTTAAACCTCATGTAGCTGAATTAAGTAAGTTAATGCTAAATAATGAAACAGAAGGGATTTCAGTAGATGCTGTAAAATCCCCAATATCTGGCTTATTAGTTAAGTTGCAGGTAAATATAGGAGATCAGGTGGAAATAGGACAACCTTTATTTGTTGTGGAAGCGATGAAAATGGAAAATATTATATGTGCTGAAGCAGCAATGGTGATAAAAAATATTCCCGTTCAAGAAGGAAAAAATGTGCAGATTGGTGATGTAGTCTGCTTCCTTAAATAACACAAGAAGTATAAACTTGACCCAAACAAGATAAATGAAAACACTTGATGAGCTATGGCAATGGCTATCGGTATGTGCAATAATAGAGTAATTACACCTAAAATGATCTGAATGACGACGGAGAGCAGCATAATATATACCGGTTTTATGCTAGCATTTTTTACTGTGAGTATTACTACCAAAGTTAGTATTAGCAATGCCAGTGCTCGATGTATAAATTGCACTGTCGCTCTGTTCTCAAAGATATTCAGCCATATAGGCTGTAAGAAAAATAAATCTTCTGGAACGATTTGTCCGTCCATTAGTGGAAAGGTATTGTAAATCAAACCAGCATTTAATCCCGCAACAAACGCACCGAAAATTATTTGCACTACAATTAGGGCCAAAATCATCCCTGTGTAGTATATAGTGTCACTACTAATCTTAAGTTTAGTTTGCTTTGGCCTGATTTGGTAATCAAAAAATTGATATGACAATAATGCAAAGACAATTAATGCTAATAATAAGTGAAGTGCAAGCCTATAGTGGCTAACATGAGGTTCAGTTACTAAACCACTTTTAACCATATACCAACCAGCAAAAGCTTGTAAAGCTCCAAATAACAATGCTACAA harbors:
- a CDS encoding transposase, which translates into the protein MSFSYYNMKKYPRNFRNITGLTIEEFEKVVEKVRSGWEKQKKCHGRRSKLPTLEDKLFCVILYYRTYITHRFLGCLFNVHNANVCRLLKRIEPLLAKKVTITKDRSMTPEKILKILADVTEQQIQRPEDSKKRKKSYSGKKRTNTMKTEIIIEEGGRILSVSKSYRGRISDFRIRKQEKYLPLDSIKHADSGYQGWQKLQSNVIIPYKKYRKKPLTPEHNRRLASFRMRVENKIREIKIFKIMSNVYRNFQKKYNLRFNIIAGIVNLKHAF
- a CDS encoding COX15/CtaA family protein, encoding MEQNSAWFMEQRQSKPVAIWLFLCCIMVILMVGIGGFTRLSKAGLSITEWKPITGTLPPLSGQDWLQEKLKYETTPEYKAFNYGMSMEEFQAIYLIEYVHRLVARLTGLVFVLPFIYFTLRRKISKKVVIRLFVALLFGALQAFAGWYMVKSGLVTEPHVSHYRLALHLLLALIVFALLSYQFFDYQIRPKQTKLKISSDTIYYTGMILALIVVQIIFGAFVAGLNAGLIYNTFPLMDGQIVPEDLFFLQPIWLNIFENRATVQFIHRALALLILTLVVILTVKNASIKPVYIMLLSVVIQIILGVITLLLHIPIAIAIAHQVFSFILFGSSLYFLCYLRKQTTSPICTFFPS
- a CDS encoding cysteine desulfurase, producing MSPFSLENSGYVYADYNATAPISENVKKSIFEVLLKQTLNPSSLHKRGQEARKILQDARDNIRDAIGVPSDKEIVFTSGATEANNLVMRGIAGYLHVISAIEHPSILNSACNPYIIPVNQEGIVDFLELEKILSELKGDKAIVSVMMANNETGVIQPVKEIAEIAHKFGAICHTDTAQSVGKIKVNMEDLGVDLLTLSAHKFGGVAGSGVLIFNKELAIEPIIIGGGQEKGFRGGTENIVAIAGLSAALQNIPDLLSKMDEVKELRDQLECELLNLASDIRIFGKNSKRLPNTSFIYMPGVKSDVQLMHFDLNHIAVSNGSACSSGKVEPSHVLLAMGATKEQAECSIRISIGPETKPQDIKKIVDCWYNIYKKNTLV
- a CDS encoding ankyrin repeat domain-containing protein, translating into MPISKEELTCHLEAYLIDSDLEQLKNFLQERCEHTYQEWKEKEFDINHLFSLERKGSSYKDTLLHIAAGCYCREEDWKKLGQALIDKGANVNARDSYGKTPLHFACEGWVAQILLDAGADVNARDSYGKTPLCCSLEKAVTQVLLDAGANPFIKDDYGNTARKFASSKIKQLIKKAENKYKHKAIYVGSVCGAIAALAVVGGCFAAGVTLPILTMIGIAVAVALVTGLVAGGISITYAMSQPSEVPSQNLDNVDTKTKNVSLDLAQKRN
- a CDS encoding rhodanese-related sulfurtransferase; translated protein: MSFVIATFYHFVELSNYYDMKDEIKTACDNIELKGTILLAEEGINATVSGERNAIDKIFDFLRSDYRLRDLTWKESAAEYQPFSKMKVKLKREIVNLGVSNLDISLKGKYVDPEHWDDFTSQPDVLVIDTRNEYEVKLGKFKNAINPHTQRFRDFPEWAKSFSESKDLKVAMYCTGGIRCEKSTAYMKNLGFNNVYHLKGGILSYLEKTYNKNGNWEGECFVFDDRITVDNSLTPSNTIKCIFCSNQVSTDKLKSVPRGQVICSDCKLQCYSYNK
- a CDS encoding iron ABC transporter permease — translated: MFLRVFKNIFLFSVSILFVCPILSLISILFTESANSGWVISTLFPEYILSTLILMIGVGGISFIFGVIPAWLTTFFSFPGSKIFEIALFFPISIPGYIVAFVYVNTLEFSGPVQSSLRDILEWGKGDYWFPEIKSLGGGILVMGFSLYPYVYMLVRSSLKNVSNSVTIASTLGFSSLKSLFSVIIPSIRPSIIAGLSLVLMEVITDFGTPQFLAIDTFTTGIYRTWFLLHDKYSTTVLAVAELIFVATLIAIEKKLQKKGISYSSINTNADYHNKRSVSGTIPLIFAYFMCVLPILIGFILPMIPLIYWSIEKGFFIYEARFYNIIANSVSLSFITALISISIAIMIGYTARKSKVINNVARLISLGYAIPNAIIAISIIIFLSRISSFITQYIVEISLVGTIGALVYSYLFRFFAISFKAVESGLKKTPNEIEWTAYTMGHGPISTCLNVHIPLIKKSILSGFLLVFMDTIKELTATLIIRPFNFETISTRIYELVSDERYREAAPFSLIIVIIGLISTITLFTLDDKDKK
- a CDS encoding alpha/beta hydrolase translates to MVEVFLNNATRKIEGEYHQSKDANAPVVLVLHHHPQYGGNMGSKIVHGIYTSFIDNNFSALKINFRGVGKSTGTFDKGIGELTDAAVAIDWLQEHNPSNVPIWIAGFSFGAWVAMQLTMRRPEIVGFIALSLPVTKYDFSFLSPCPVSGLVIQSSNDTISEESDVTELAKRLINSVKSDHMKYHIIDDTNHFLRDKEEEVTQIADGYIKLRLNSATISSQKVKKEVRVKECA
- a CDS encoding acetyl-CoA carboxylase biotin carboxylase subunit, whose protein sequence is MTKKKYSKILIANRGEIACRIIRTAHKMGISCVCVYSDADVNSVHVRQADESRYIGPSPSCLSYLNIEKICEVAVKTGAQAVHPGYGFLAENPDFPRALQKHNIDFVGPSAETIEVTANKITAKEAARKAGVNVVPGYMGKISDAAHAAQVAEEIGFPVMLKAASGGGGKGMRIVNSKKEIELAFTSATNEAEKSFKDGSIFIEKYIELPRHIEIQIIADKYGNIVCLGERECSIQRNNQKMIEETPSPFISEKVRQEMYVQCVSLAKQVDYFSAGTIEFVVDKDQNFYFLEVNTRLQVEHPVTEFVTGIDIVEEMIRISCGKKLRFSQDDIKLTGSAIESRICAEDPSKKFFPFSGRIKYYDKPSGNDYVRIDDGVAAGSEISTFYDSMIAKVITYGKDRVEAISRMQKALFECYIEGVTNNIEFLESIFHHPNFIAAKLHTRFIPDHYPSGFHGDFVTEEYIKIFIFTALYVHLENEERYHYKAVNETPQVSFQCLTLESSKKEGASVSATRMAGDRARDLFIVNINDNEYSVNAKYQDNILITVYNHNKYSVIGKWKSSYRLLYITINDDTNIALKIERQGSKYFIRHAGMKAECCIFKPHVAELSKLMLNNETEGISVDAVKSPISGLLVKLQVNIGDQVEIGQPLFVVEAMKMENIICAEAAMVIKNIPVQEGKNVQIGDVVCFLK
- a CDS encoding ankyrin repeat domain-containing protein, whose translation is MADLFAVAKAGNKDEFVRICTENVAYAAKHRLDENGNPFHIAASQEILLPVLKEIMRNLEEGTKSKVKKAEEAKNWKESERLKEKLKDNKRYVKEALCDKSYIKDNGRMAVSPLYFLDPAERKEAKQIAGIKGGFICNRKFHLCLYIIGAIACIAALCLSLYFLFLVSQSLALASVATIASGGSTCLLFKACNGIYGLYDESTIVIDPDVMQLLDGGLAAA